The Syngnathus typhle isolate RoL2023-S1 ecotype Sweden linkage group LG6, RoL_Styp_1.0, whole genome shotgun sequence genome has a window encoding:
- the bace2 gene encoding beta-secretase 2, with product MAHCVYNPIFAFVCSVCLIGLSKSYLSIPLKIYPGKYNVSSRGGLSVTRLVALAPDGKGLSLASDPSGQVNFMDMVGNLQGDSGRGYYIELLIGTPAQRLNILVDTGSSNFAVAAAPHLFITSYFNTALSSSFRSDGQSVAVRYTQGNWMGELGVDRISIPNGPNGTISVNIATILTSEGFFLPGINWQGILGLAYPMLSRPDSSVEPFFDSVVKQLAIPDVFSLQMCGTGISASSVVDPPGGSLIFGGAEPTLYRGQMWYTPIVEVWYYQVEVLKLEVGEQNLDLDCREYNMDKAIVDSGTTLLRLPVNVYNAVVDAITRSSLIQEFSSGFWDGTKLACWMRGDTPWRFFPKLSIYLRDTNTSESFRITILPQLYIQPIADVDGTLDCYRFGVSSSANGLVIGATVMEGFYVVFDRANRRLGFALSNCAVSGGVALSEIDGPFSAADVASDCSGRALKEPLLWVISYALMAVCAIILIILLLLLVLPCRRRGYSGEITDQSSLVRHRIK from the exons ATGGCACACTGCGTTTACAATCCtatttttgcatttgtttgcaGCGTTTGCCTAATCGGCCTGAGCAAGAGTTATTTGTCCATACCTCTGAAAATCTACCCGGGGAAGTACAACGTGTCCTCGCGAGGGGGTTTGTCCGTCACTCGCCTCGTCGCGCTCGCTCCTGATGGGAAGGGTCTCTCTCTGGCTTCCGATCCCAGTGGTCAAGTCAACTTTATGGACATGGTGGGTAACCTGCAAGGGGACTCCGGCAGAGGCTACTACATCGAATTGTTGATTGGCACTCCTGCACAACGG ctgaACATCCTGGTGGATACCGGTAGCAGTAACTTTGCAGTGGCCGCGGCGCCGCACCTATTTATTACTAGCTACTTCAACACTGCACT CTCTAGTTCCTTCAGGTCAGATGGCCAAAGTGTAGCTGTCAGGTACACCCAGGGGAACTGGATGGGGGAGCTCGGTGTTGACCGTATCTCCATCCCCAATGGCCCAAATGGTACCATCAGTGTCAACATCGCTACCATCTTGACATCTGAAGGCTTCTTCCTACCTGGGATTAACTGGCAGGGCATCCTCGGACTAGCCTATCCCATGCTGTCTCGG CCAGATTCATCTGTGGAACCATTCTTCGACTCTGTGGTCAAGCAGCTCGCTATCCCGGATGTCTTTTCCTTACAGATGTGCGGCACTGGAATTTCTGCTAGCAGCGTAGTCGACCCACCGGGTGGTAGTCTT ATCTTCGGTGGGGCTGAACCAACTCTGTATCGGGGGCAAATGTGGTACACCCCTATAGTTGAGGTATGGTACTACCAAGTGGAGGTTCTAAAGCTGGAGGTTGGTGAGCAGAACCTGGACCTTGACTGCAGAGAG TATAACATGGATAAAGCAATAGTTGACAGCGGCACGACGCTACTGCGACTTCCCGTCAACGTCTACAACGCAGTGGTAGACGCCATCACACGCAGCTCTCTG ATCCAGGAGTTTTCATCAGGCTTCTGGGATGGGACCAAGTTAGCATGCTGGATGAGGGGCGATACCCCCTGGAGATTTTTCCCCAAACTATCCATCTACCTAAGGGACACCAACACCAGCGAGTCCTTCCGCATCACCATCCTTCCTCAG ctgtacatccagccaatcgcagatgTGGATGGCACGCTAGACTGCTACCGCTTCGGCGTGTCGTCATCTGCTAACGGCCTTGTCATTGGAGCGACGGTTATGGAGGGTTTCTACGTGGTGTTCGATCGAGCCAACCGTAGACTGGGCTTTGCCCTCAGCAACTGTGCCG TGAGTGGCGGTGTGGCTCTGTCCGAAATCGACGGGCCCTTCTCGGCAGCAGACGTGGCGTCAGACTGCTCCGGCCGAGCGCTGAAGGAGCCTCTCCTTTGGGTGATCTCCTACGCGCTCATGGCAGTGTGCgccatcatcctcatcatcttgCTGCTTCTGCTGGTCCTGCCTTGTCGACGGCGGGGCTACTCCGGGGAGATAACCGACCAGTCCTCTCTGGTGCGACACCGTATCAAGTGA